The Mycolicibacterium flavescens genomic interval CTGAGCTCGTACGGTCCCGGCGTCGCCGACAGGTACACGGTCTGCCCGATGCGGTCGGCGAACTCCTCCCAGGTGAGCGGGCGGTTGTCGACGGCCGAGGGCAACCGGAAGCCGAAGTCGACCAGGTTTCGCTTACGCGACATGTCGCCTTCGTACATGCCGCCGATCTGCGGCACCGTCACGTGTGACTCGTCGATGACCAGCATGAAGTCTTCGGGGAAGTAGTCCAGCAGCGTGGCGGGCGCGGAACCGGCGGGCCTGGCGTCGATGTGACGCGAGTAGTTCTCGATACCCGAGCAGAAGCCGACCTGGCGCATCATCTCGATGTCGTAGTTGGTGCGCATCCGCAGCCGCTGCGCCTCCAGCAGCTTGCCCTGGCCCTCGAGCTCGGCCAGCCGCTCCTCGAGTTCCTGTTCGATGGTCGAGATCGCGTGCGCCATGCGCTCCGGGCCCGCGACGTAGTGGGTGGCCGGGAAGATCCGCAGCGAGTCGACCTTGCGGACGACGTCTCCTGTCAACGGGTGCAGGTAGTACAGCTCTTCGATCTCGTCGCCGAAGAACTCGATGCGGACCGCCAACTCCTCGTAGGACGGGATGATCTCGACGGTGTCTCCGCGCACGCGGAACGAGCCGCGGGTGAACGCCATGTCGTTGCGGGTGTACTGCACGTCGACGAGCAGCCGTAGCAGCGCGTCGCGCGGCACCTCGTCACCGATCTTGAGTTCGACGCTGCGGTCCAGGTAGGACTGCGGTGTGCCCAGGCCGTAGATGCAGGACACCGAGGCGACCACGACCACGTCGCGGCGGGACAGCAGGCTCGAGGTCGCCGAGTGGCGCAGCCGCTCGACGTCGTCGTTGATCGAGCTGTCCTTCTCGATGTAGGTGTCCGTCTGGGCGATGTACGCCTCGGGCTGGTAGTAGTCGTAGTACGAGACGAAGTACTCGACGGCGTTGTGCGGCAACATCTCCCGCAGTTCGTTCGCCATCTGCGCGGCAAGCGTCTTGTTCGGTTCCATCACCAGCGTCGGCCGTTGGACCCGCTCGATGAGCCACGCCGTCGTCGCCGACTTACCGGTGCCCGTTGCACCCAGCAGCACCACATCGTGCTCGCCCGCCTTGATCCGGCGCTCCAGCTCGTCGATGGCGGCCGGCTGGTCGCCCGCCGGCGAATAGGGGCTGACCACCTCGAAGCGGTTGCCCGTGCGCACGATCGCATCGACGGGGCGGTACTCCGAGTGCGCGAGCACGGGGTGTTCAGTAGCGAAAGCCATAATCACTCAGGGTAAGCGCGTACTCCGACAAGTTCATTCCCGCTGCGCCCTATCCTGTTGTCATCCACGCTCCCAAACACGAGACGTTCGACCTCGTCGCCCGCACCAACACCGACCCGAAGGGCATCGTGCGGGCGGTCGACATCTACACGGTCCAGCCCTGGGGCCTCTACATGGCCCGTCCGACCCCGGGCCGGGCCCAGTTCCACTATCTGGAGTCCTGGCTGCTGCCCTCGCTGCGGCTGCGCGCGACGGTGTTCCACTTCAACGCAGGTCACGAGCTCGACCAGGACTACTACCTGGACGTGGGCCACTACACACCGGGCTCGAAGGTCTGGCACGCCGAAGACCACTACCTCGACCTGGCGGTTCGCACCGGCCGGGGCGTCGAACTCCACGACGTCGACGAACTGCTCACCGCGGTCCGGCACAACCTGCTGGCGCCCGAGACCGGAGAACAGGCGGTCCAGACCGCGGCGGCCGCGATCGACGGGCTGGCCAGGCACGACTACGACCTCAACCGGTGGCTTGGGGATCTGGGCATGCCGCTGACCTGGCGCGATGAGTAGTCATGCCCGAACCACCCGACGTCGAGGGCTTCCGCAGGGAGCTGACCGTGAGCTGCCGGGGCGTCGCACCCGCCGCGTCGACATGCGCGACGCGGAATGGCTCCGGGTAACGAACCACCTGCAGTTACCGATCTTGATGTCGATGGCTACCGCTACGAATTTGTCTGCCCAGGTACGGCCGGTATTCTCTCGTCGCATGTCCCCCACAACGCGCATCCGGACCGCTGGCGCGACGGCCGCGGCGATGCTCGTGGGCTCGGTTCTGTTCCCGGGTGGCGCCGCGGCCCAACCGAGCGCCGAGACCGAGTCGCAGCCGGCGCCCGAAGTTCTGCACAACGTCATCTACCGAGCGCGTGCGGACGGTACCTCCCGCGGCGCGGTCGTCGCGTACAAGATGGACGACCACAACGTCAACAGCGCGCAGCCCACGCTGCTACCCGGTCAGACGTTCGAGGTGAACGCGGTGCTGGCCGACCCCCAACTGGCCGGCATGGAGATCTCCATCGAATGGCCCTACGGCTCCAACCTGCACTGCGAGATCCTCGTCGACGACCAGATCGTGGCCAAGGCCGACCAGTTCATCGCGCCGCGCCTGCTGCGGCCCAAGGACGACCCGATGTACGGGGTGCTGCAATGCGGTGCCCCGCTGAACCTGCCGACCGACGGGGCCGCCACCGCACCGACACCCGACGTCAGCACACCGTTGCCCCCCGAGGCTTAACGCCTCACGGCCGCCACCCGGTTGTGTCGGCCCACTCCCACGCACGCCGGTAGGCATCGAGGAACCAGGGCTCCTTCGCGTCGGCATAGGCGCCCGTGTGTACGTGCCCCTCCTCGGCGACACGCCGCTTCAACGCCAGGTAGTCGGCCTGGACGCCGGGATTGGCACGCATCCAGTCCACGAACAGCAACGCGAACTGCTGGCCCGGCCATCCGTCGACGCGGATGTGAACGTTGGTCGGCCGCCCCGGATCGGCTGAGCAGTGAATCCGCTTGTGCCACAACGCATCATCGTTCGAATGATCGAACTCGGCGACCGTGCTGCGGGCATCCGGCTTGGCGACGTCGGCGGTGGCTTGTCCGCGCACGTAACCCGCGCCGGTCAGCGCGTCGTCCAGTTCGTCGGCGTCCGCGAGCGAGGCGACCGTCACCTGGACGTCGATCACGTCCTTGGCGTCCATCCCCGGCACCGCCGTGGAGCCGACATGGTCGACGCGGACGGCGCGGTGCCCGCATGCGGTGTTGAGCCGAGCCACGATGCGCCGCGCCTGATCGGGCCACGTCGGGTCGAATGGCACCAGGACCGGCTTGGAGTGGGCCGGCTGCTTTTCGTGCAGGTTGTGGGCGAACGGCCGGATCCGCTCGTGCCACAGCGCGCGGGCCTGCTCGACCAGTTCACCCGCGGTGCCCGAGTTGTCGAGCCAGACGTCGGCGACGGCGCGGCGCTGCTCCTCGGTGGCCTGCGCGGCGATCCGCGCCCGGGCGTCCTCTTCGGTGAAGCCGCGGTACTCGAGCAGGCGCTTCACTCGCACCTCTTCGTCGGCGTGGACGATGACCACCACTGGAAACATCGGAGCCATACCGGATTCGACGAGCAGCGGGATGTCCTCGATGATCACGGCGTCGTCGGCCGCGGCCGCGATGAGCTCGGACCGGCGGTGGGCCACCAGCGGATGCACGATCCCGTTGAGGGTTTGACGCTTCTGTTCGTCGCTGAACGCGATCGCTGCCAGCGCGGGACGGTTCAAGGCGCCGTCCTCGTGCAGGATCTCCCTGCCGAACGCGTCGACGAGCTTGGCCAACCCTTCGGTCCCCGGTTCGACGACCTCGCGGGCGATCACGTCACCGTCGACGACGATTCCGCCCAGATCGCTAAAAGTCGAAGACACGGTCGATTTTCCGGCGCCGATACCGCCGGACAGCCCAATGCGCAGCACCGCACCAGTCTGTCAGGGCCGCTCGACGACGAAGGCCCCGGCTCGATGAGCCGGGGCCTTCGGTCGTTACGAGTTAGGCGTTGCCTGCGAGCTTCTCACGCAGCGCCGCGAGTTGGGCGTCGCTGGCCAGCGAGCCGCCTGCCGACTGCTCCTCGCCACGCGAGGCGCCGTTGGACCTGGAACCGGACGCCTCAACAGCTTCTGCTTCAGCAGCGGCGAACTTCTCCATCTGCGCGGTGTGCATCTTGTGCCGGCGCTCGGCCTCGGCGTAGCGGGACTCCCACTCCTCACGCTGCTTCTCGAAACCCTCGAGCCATTCGTTGGTCTCGGAGTCGAAGCCCTCCGGGAAGATGTAGTTGCCCTGCTCGTCGTAGCTGTCGGCCATGCCGTACTTGCTGGGGTCGAACTCCTCGGTGTAGTCCTCGTTGGCCTGCTTGAGGCTCAGCGAGATACGGCGACGCTCCAGGTCGATGTCGATGACCTTGACCATCGCGTCGTCGCCGACCTGCACCACCTGATCGGGGACCTCGACGTGGCGCTCGGACAGCTCGGAGATGTGCACCAGGCCCTCGATGCCCTCCTCGACGCGGACGAACGCACCGAACGGCACCAGCTTGGTGACCTTGCCCGGCACGATCTGGCCGATCGCATGGGTGCGGGCGAAGTGGCGCCACGGGTCTTCCTGAGTCGCCTTGAGCGACAACGAGACCCGCTCGCGGTCCATGTCGACGTCGAGCACCTCGACGGTGACCTCGTCGCCCACCTGAACCACCTCGGACGGGTGGTCGATGTGCTTCCAGGACAGCTCGGAAACGTGCACCAAGCCGTCGACGCCGCCGAGGTCGACGAACGCGCCGAAGTTGACGATGCTGCTGACGACGCCCTTGCGGATCGCGCCCTTCTGCAGCTGGTTGAGGAACTCGCTGCGGACCTCGGACTGGGTCTGCTCCAGCCATGCGCGGCGGCTCAGCACGACGTTGTTGCGGTTCTTGTCGAGCTCGATGATCTTGGCCTCGATCTCCTTGCCGATGTACGGCTGCAGATCGCGGACGCGACGCATCTCGACCAGCGACGCGGGCAGGAAGCCGCGCAGGCCGATGTCGAGGATCAGGCCGCCCTTGACGACCTCGATGACGGTGCCCTTGACGGCCTCGTCCTTCTCCTTGAGCTCTTCGATGGTGCCCCAGGCGCGCTCGTACTGAGCGCGCTTCTTGGACAGGATCAGACGGCCTTCTTTGTCCTCCTTGGTGAGGACCAGGGCTTCGACCTCATCGCCCACGGAAACGACCTCGTTGGGGTCGACGTCGTGCTTGATGGAAAGTTCTCGGGACGGGATGACGCCTTCGGTCTTGTAACCGATGTCGAGCAGGACTTCGTCCCGGTCGACCTTGACGATGGTTCCCTCGACGATGTCGCCATCGTTGAAGTACTTGATGGTCTTGTCGATGGCGGCGAGAAAGTCCTCGCTCGAGCCGATGTCGTTGACGGCTACTTGCGGCGAGGTGACGGAGGGACTTGGCATGTGGTGGGTTGCTCCGGACAGGTTTGATCGTAGGGACTTAGGACATTCGAGTTATTGGCTCGGCGCGGGCGCCGACATCGTGCTCTGCACCCGCCGCGGAAGATGACGAAACCCACAGACAGGTACCCGTAGAGGCTACTCGACTGGGCACATGCTGGACAAACTCGGTCCCCACCGGCCGCTAGTCTGCTCTGGTGTCACATCCCGGCGCCCCGCATCACCCCTGGCTGCCTGCCCCGCCGTTTCAACGCAAGGTCCGCAAGGTCGGGGCGCCGCTGGCGGTGCTCATCCTGCTCGCCACCGTGGTCGGGCTCATCATCATCGGGCTGACGGCGCTGAACCCTGTCGGGGCCGGGATCGGGCTGGTGCTGTCGAGCCTGGCCATGGTGGTCGTGGTCCTGGCATACGTGTGGCTCGACCGCTTCGAGCCCGAACCGCCGCGTCTGTTGGCCTTCGCGTTCCTGTGGGGCGCCTCGGTCGCGGTGGTGTTGTCGGTGATTCTCGGCCTCTACCTCGAGTCGTTGATCGTGACGGGTGACTCCGACGGGGTCAGCGCGGTCTCGGTGGTGGTCATCGCCCCGGTCATCGAGGAAGCGGCAAAAGGCGCGTTCCTGTTGGTCATGATGACCGGCCGGCGCCGCCGCGAGCTGAACTCCCTGACCGACTGCCTGGTCTACGCGGGGTTGGTCGGCGCGGGATTCGCCTGGCTGGAGGACATCCTCTACATCGCCAGCGGTGAATCACTCGGAGACTCGCTGCTGACAGCCGCGCTACGACTGGTCATGGCACCGTTCGCGCATTCACTGTTCACCACGTTCTTCGGGATCGGCGTCTACTTCGCCCTGCACCGCCGCGACGCATCCGCCAAGGCCGGCGCCGTTCTGCTGGGCTACCTGGCGGCGGTCTTCACCCACGCACTGTGGAACGGTTCGTCGCTGCTGGGCGTCGAGTGGTATCTCGGGGTGTACCTGTACTGGATG includes:
- the coaE gene encoding dephospho-CoA kinase produces the protein MLRIGLSGGIGAGKSTVSSTFSDLGGIVVDGDVIAREVVEPGTEGLAKLVDAFGREILHEDGALNRPALAAIAFSDEQKRQTLNGIVHPLVAHRRSELIAAAADDAVIIEDIPLLVESGMAPMFPVVVIVHADEEVRVKRLLEYRGFTEEDARARIAAQATEEQRRAVADVWLDNSGTAGELVEQARALWHERIRPFAHNLHEKQPAHSKPVLVPFDPTWPDQARRIVARLNTACGHRAVRVDHVGSTAVPGMDAKDVIDVQVTVASLADADELDDALTGAGYVRGQATADVAKPDARSTVAEFDHSNDDALWHKRIHCSADPGRPTNVHIRVDGWPGQQFALLFVDWMRANPGVQADYLALKRRVAEEGHVHTGAYADAKEPWFLDAYRRAWEWADTTGWRP
- a CDS encoding Protein of uncharacterised function (DUF402), whose protein sequence is MRAVDIYTVQPWGLYMARPTPGRAQFHYLESWLLPSLRLRATVFHFNAGHELDQDYYLDVGHYTPGSKVWHAEDHYLDLAVRTGRGVELHDVDELLTAVRHNLLAPETGEQAVQTAAAAIDGLARHDYDLNRWLGDLGMPLTWRDE
- the uvrB gene encoding excinuclease ABC subunit B uvrB, producing MAFATEHPVLAHSEYRPVDAIVRTGNRFEVVSPYSPAGDQPAAIDELERRIKAGEHDVVLLGATGTGKSATTAWLIERVQRPTLVMEPNKTLAAQMANELREMLPHNAVEYFVSYYDYYQPEAYIAQTDTYIEKDSSINDDVERLRHSATSSLLSRRDVVVVASVSCIYGLGTPQSYLDRSVELKIGDEVPRDALLRLLVDVQYTRNDMAFTRGSFRVRGDTVEIIPSYEELAVRIEFFGDEIEELYYLHPLTGDVVRKVDSLRIFPATHYVAGPERMAHAISTIEQELEERLAELEGQGKLLEAQRLRMRTNYDIEMMRQVGFCSGIENYSRHIDARPAGSAPATLLDYFPEDFMLVIDESHVTVPQIGGMYEGDMSRKRNLVDFGFRLPSAVDNRPLTWEEFADRIGQTVYLSATPGPYELSQSGGEFVEQVIRPTGLVDPKVVVKPTKGQIDDLIGEIRTRTERDERVLVTTLTKKMAEDLTDYLLEMGIRVRYLHSEVDTLRRVELLRQLRLGDYDVLVGINLLREGLDLPEVSLVAILDADKEGFLRSTRSLIQTIGRAARNVSGEVHMYADNITESMREAIDETERRRAKQIAYNEAHGIDPKPLRKKIADILDQVYREADDVEVGGSGRNASRGRRAQGEPGRAVSAGIIEGRDTSNMPRAELADLIRDLTEQMMAAARDLQFELAARIRDEIHDLKKELRGMDAAGLK
- the rpsA gene encoding 30S ribosomal protein S1, yielding MPSPSVTSPQVAVNDIGSSEDFLAAIDKTIKYFNDGDIVEGTIVKVDRDEVLLDIGYKTEGVIPSRELSIKHDVDPNEVVSVGDEVEALVLTKEDKEGRLILSKKRAQYERAWGTIEELKEKDEAVKGTVIEVVKGGLILDIGLRGFLPASLVEMRRVRDLQPYIGKEIEAKIIELDKNRNNVVLSRRAWLEQTQSEVRSEFLNQLQKGAIRKGVVSSIVNFGAFVDLGGVDGLVHVSELSWKHIDHPSEVVQVGDEVTVEVLDVDMDRERVSLSLKATQEDPWRHFARTHAIGQIVPGKVTKLVPFGAFVRVEEGIEGLVHISELSERHVEVPDQVVQVGDDAMVKVIDIDLERRRISLSLKQANEDYTEEFDPSKYGMADSYDEQGNYIFPEGFDSETNEWLEGFEKQREEWESRYAEAERRHKMHTAQMEKFAAAEAEAVEASGSRSNGASRGEEQSAGGSLASDAQLAALREKLAGNA
- a CDS encoding integral membrane protein; translated protein: MSHPGAPHHPWLPAPPFQRKVRKVGAPLAVLILLATVVGLIIIGLTALNPVGAGIGLVLSSLAMVVVVLAYVWLDRFEPEPPRLLAFAFLWGASVAVVLSVILGLYLESLIVTGDSDGVSAVSVVVIAPVIEEAAKGAFLLVMMTGRRRRELNSLTDCLVYAGLVGAGFAWLEDILYIASGESLGDSLLTAALRLVMAPFAHSLFTTFFGIGVYFALHRRDASAKAGAVLLGYLAAVFTHALWNGSSLLGVEWYLGVYLYWMMPLFALAIVLGVQSRRREQAIVASKLPGMVQAGLVTSAEAAWLGSLRHRKLALAQAARQGGRPARTAVKRFAGQVVELAFVRDRIDRGFSDPRVQAMLVEETYALYAARAAAPVLQAMAGYRGGR